In one window of Bdellovibrio bacteriovorus W DNA:
- a CDS encoding putative periplasmic protease, which produces MAKTQSRAKSKKTAPDEKEYILVDEAAGLIFASEQDMFGYFENAIQKLEGEYQSLRSAEDFSDEDQINLEHYLEATLDDPDEVWEDEKVADEFPVYHFIREFEEGNERFHYVATAYVSKEEEYPTFVFIHFPTKIESLLHNYQRGEQVFDREYEELVGGSIEGDALGEGDPLAMGLYSAMLKVRGDKDIPQENFQEFAEIREETIESADEIWRKNDLDGNILVSFIKEFPDHDEYTDLTYIAVTQEDEGSNVHSLLFSFPTTDRSLADRYRQGENLQADEVSQESAH; this is translated from the coding sequence ATGGCAAAAACACAATCTCGCGCAAAATCAAAAAAAACCGCTCCTGATGAGAAAGAATATATCTTAGTTGATGAAGCTGCTGGTCTTATCTTTGCCTCAGAACAAGATATGTTTGGTTATTTTGAAAATGCCATCCAGAAGCTGGAAGGTGAGTACCAATCTCTTCGTTCGGCCGAAGACTTTTCTGACGAAGATCAAATCAATTTAGAACACTATCTTGAAGCAACTCTCGATGATCCAGATGAAGTTTGGGAAGATGAAAAAGTTGCTGATGAGTTTCCAGTTTATCACTTCATTCGTGAGTTTGAAGAAGGCAATGAGCGCTTTCATTATGTTGCTACAGCCTATGTTTCCAAAGAAGAAGAGTACCCAACATTTGTGTTCATTCATTTCCCGACAAAGATTGAATCACTTCTGCACAACTATCAGCGCGGCGAGCAGGTCTTTGACCGCGAATACGAAGAGTTAGTCGGTGGATCTATCGAAGGCGATGCACTCGGCGAAGGGGATCCACTTGCAATGGGGCTTTACAGTGCGATGTTAAAAGTTCGCGGTGATAAAGATATTCCTCAAGAAAACTTTCAAGAGTTTGCAGAGATTCGTGAAGAGACCATTGAGAGCGCTGATGAAATCTGGAGAAAAAATGATCTAGATGGAAACATCCTTGTGAGTTTCATCAAAGAGTTTCCTGATCATGATGAATACACAGATCTCACTTATATCGCTGTGACTCAAGAAGATGAAGGAAGCAATGTGCACTCTCTTCTATTCTCATTCCCGACGACGGACCGCTCTTTAGCGGATCGTTATCGTCAGGGTGAGAATCTGCAGGCAGACGAAGTATCCCAAGAATCAGCCCATTGA
- a CDS encoding metallo proteinase related protein: protein MVRWLGVISILSIALIIQACAPKSQTDCGFVQNVYGERISWKGNIPVEMYLHSSVPDELIPAIESAAASWKSSSGRPLIRINRQKRYDLAGQPARDGKNVIYFLNSWEADRYNEQGRTSVYWIGDQIKEADIRINAKDFSFSWSKTGMTSFSAANKTHVEIESLILHEMGHVLGLKHNDGDPSVMATYLASSETRTTLTVMDSSSLQCEY, encoded by the coding sequence ATGGTGAGATGGTTAGGGGTCATTTCGATCCTATCTATAGCTCTGATCATTCAAGCCTGTGCGCCGAAGTCGCAAACAGACTGCGGATTCGTACAGAACGTGTATGGTGAGAGAATCTCATGGAAGGGTAACATTCCGGTGGAGATGTATCTTCATTCGTCTGTGCCTGATGAGTTGATTCCAGCAATTGAGTCAGCGGCTGCATCTTGGAAAAGTTCTTCAGGTCGTCCATTGATTCGTATCAATCGTCAGAAACGTTACGACCTTGCAGGGCAACCTGCGCGTGACGGAAAAAACGTTATTTATTTTTTAAATTCTTGGGAAGCTGATCGTTACAACGAGCAAGGGCGCACGAGCGTTTATTGGATCGGCGATCAAATTAAAGAGGCTGACATTCGTATCAATGCAAAAGACTTCTCTTTTAGCTGGAGTAAAACAGGCATGACCTCTTTTAGTGCGGCCAATAAGACACACGTGGAGATCGAGTCTTTGATTCTTCACGAGATGGGTCACGTTTTAGGGCTTAAGCATAACGATGGAGACCCTTCAGTAATGGCCACTTACTTAGCTTCATCTGAAACTAGAACGACTCTGACGGTTATGGATTCGAGTTCTTTACAGTGTGAATACTAA